In the genome of Denticeps clupeoides chromosome 13, fDenClu1.1, whole genome shotgun sequence, one region contains:
- the mcoln3b gene encoding mucolipin-3, with protein MEDTGELYGSSAGNGYPFWANSHQHLDFEAVECFRRKLKYFFMNPCEKYKARGRKPWKLFLQIIKIAIITIQLVSFGLSNQMVVTFKEENLITFKHLFLKDYTDSHADTYAVYTQAEVYGHIDYVVDQFFRLQNITVGNNAYEKNGQTYTPMVICQEFFRNGSISPSNETFEIDGEVDVECLQLDPVQSPPTGERNLANFTLQFKRLLAVNINFTLKAINLQTVEYHELPDCYDFSIKITFDNRAHSGRIRIYLDNDVEINECKDWRVTGASPRNIYYTLFFDSVIIVTCLISLILCSRSVLRGINLQFEYADFFLTFYNKIVPRSDRLEFVNGWYFLIIVSDALTIVGSIIKIEIHIKDVTTYDICSILLGTGTMLVWIGVLRYMGYFRKYNILIITLRAALPNVIRFCVCACIIYLGYCFCGWIVLGPYHEKFRTLNIASESLFSLLNGDDMFATFKNMSQKNYVVWLYSRLYLYTFVSLFIYMVLSLFITLITDTYETIKQQQKDCTPVSELHAFISECKDLPNSGRYRVDRKPTACLFCCIPQQEISHERLQQ; from the exons ATGGAGGACACCGGTGAACTTTATGGATCTTCTGCTGGGAATGGATATCCTTTCTGGGCAAATTCACATCAGCATCTGGATTTTGAGGCAGTGGAGTGTTTCAGAAGAAAACTAAAGTACTTCTTCATGAACCCCTGTGAGAAATACAAAGCACGTGGAAGAAAACCATGGAAATTATTTctgcaaataattaaaatagcCATAATTACGATACAG CTTGTTTCTTTCGGCCTTAGCAACCAGATGGTTGTCACATTTAAGGAAGAAAATCTGATCACGTTCAAGCACCTCTTCCTGAAAGACTACACAGACAGTCATGCAGACACGTATGCAGTGTACACTCAGGCTGAGGTATATGGACACATTGACTATGTTGTGGACCAG TTTTTCCGCTTACAGAACATCACAGTAGGAAACAatgcatatgaaaaaaatggccaGACATACACACCCATGGTTATTTGCCAAGAATTCTTCAGAAATGGAAGCATTTCACcctcaaatgaaacatttgaaaTTGATGGAGAGGTGGACGTTG AGTGCCTTCAGCTTGACCCTGTGCAGAGTCCACCAACTGGGGAGAGAAACCTAGCAAACTTTACCTTGCAATTCAAAAG GTTGTTGGCAGTTAACATCAATTTTACCTTGAAAGCCATTAACCTGCAGACAGTTGAGTATCACGAGTTACCTGACTGCTATGACTTCAGTATAAAG ATTACCTTTGACAACAGAGCTCACAGTGGAAGAATAAGGATCTACCTGGACAATGATGTTGAGATCAACGAATGCAAGGACTGGAGAGTAACAGGGGCTT CTCCAAGGAACATATACTACACCCTGTTCTTTGACAGTGTCATCATTGTGACATGCCTGATATCTCTGATTCTCTGCTCAAGATCAGTCCTCCGTGGAATAAACTTGCAGTTT GAGtatgcagacttttttttgACCTTCTACAATAAGATTGTCCCTCGGTCTGATCGACTAGAATTTGTGAATGGCTGGTATTTTCTCATCATCGTCAGTGATGCCCTGACCATTGTTGGTTCCATCATAAAAATTGAAATCCATATAAAG GATGTGACTACTTATGACATCTGCAGCATCTTGTTAGGTACAGGAACAATGCTTGTCTGGATTGGAGTTCTTCGGTACATGGGGTACTTTAGGAAATATAAT ATACTCATCATCACGCTGAGAGCAGCTTTGCCAAATGTAATTCGCTTCTGCGTCTGTGCTTGTATCATATATTTGGGTTACTGCTTCTGTGGATGGATTGTGCTGGGGCCATACCATGAAAAA TTTCGAACCCTGAACATTGCGTCAGAGTCCTTGTTTTCCTTGCTCAACGGTGATGACATGTTTGccacttttaaaaacatgagCCAGAAGAACTATGTTGTGTGGCTGTACAGTCGCCTTTACCTCTATACCTTCGTTTCCCTTTTCATCTACATGGTGCTGAGTCTTTTCATCACACTCATCACAGACACCTATGAGACCATTAAG CAGCAGCAAAAAGACTGTACTCCGGTCTCTGAACTTCATGCATTTATATCAGAATGTAAGGACCTGCCCAACTCTGGCCGCTACCGTGTGGACCGAAAACCTACTGCCTGTCTCTTCTGCTGTATTCCACA GCAGGAAATTTCACATGAAAGGTTGCAGCAATAG